A single Pseudodesulfovibrio aespoeensis Aspo-2 DNA region contains:
- a CDS encoding amino acid ABC transporter permease codes for MFKRYIEKIWIQNITLLALFGLVTYYFAFVFEFKYDFNWAVFTTEGQYGHMGKLMLDGLGLTITITIYSAAIALGLGTIFGLARLSSFKPVYWFATSYVELFRNTPLLIQLFFWNFALPYAFPEEIRIQLFDMNFEFWTATIGCGIFTGAFMAEIIRAGIQSIPKGLLEASYSSGLNFSQTLRKIILPLSFREIIPPLGSEFLNNMKNTSLAMTIGVAELCWSMQEVYSLTYHTFEAMTVATAVYSCLSLSIAGILNLVNIRLKILPKGQEPFLRKIADFIFLPLNLLGNGLEHILWHFRKAPDATKTLSLMRRMLRFSGKGLTLSSKGLFVAVLAYLTYKTGLAVAGFNFEIIWSNLPTLLIWRFPDGDPTEFFHGLGGLSGSVLIAVISIIGSFFIGLLVGMGRTAKNRIFRIPSTVYIEFVRSIPLILVIFWTNTVIFGIVFKIDIQTFWAGTIALTFFFAAYIAETVRGGIENIPVGQVEAATASGLGYFQIMRKIILPQALKQMLPALVGMFIAAFKDTSLVYIIGVTELTRAAYAINNRIMIYPFEIFTTVAMLYFVPSYLMSQYAKRLERKLSPENVKIEM; via the coding sequence ATGTTCAAGAGATATATCGAGAAAATCTGGATCCAGAATATCACCCTGCTGGCATTGTTCGGTCTGGTGACCTATTATTTCGCCTTTGTCTTTGAATTCAAATACGATTTCAACTGGGCTGTCTTCACCACCGAAGGTCAGTACGGGCACATGGGCAAGCTCATGCTCGACGGCCTGGGGCTGACCATCACCATCACCATTTACTCCGCAGCCATAGCCCTTGGCCTGGGCACCATCTTCGGTCTGGCCCGGCTCTCCAGCTTCAAGCCGGTCTACTGGTTCGCCACCAGCTATGTGGAGCTTTTCCGCAACACGCCGCTGCTCATCCAGCTCTTTTTCTGGAATTTCGCCCTGCCCTATGCCTTTCCCGAGGAAATCCGCATCCAGCTCTTTGATATGAATTTCGAATTCTGGACAGCGACCATCGGCTGCGGCATCTTCACCGGCGCCTTCATGGCCGAGATCATCCGGGCCGGAATCCAGTCCATCCCCAAAGGGCTCCTGGAGGCGTCCTATTCCTCCGGTCTGAACTTCAGCCAGACCCTGCGCAAGATCATCCTCCCCCTTTCCTTCAGGGAGATCATCCCGCCCCTGGGCAGCGAATTCCTCAACAACATGAAGAACACCTCCCTGGCCATGACCATCGGTGTTGCCGAGCTCTGCTGGTCCATGCAGGAGGTCTATTCCCTGACCTACCACACCTTCGAGGCCATGACCGTGGCCACGGCGGTCTATAGCTGCCTTTCCCTGTCCATTGCAGGCATCCTGAATCTGGTGAACATCCGGCTCAAAATCCTACCCAAGGGCCAGGAGCCTTTCCTGCGCAAGATCGCGGACTTCATCTTCCTGCCCCTGAACCTCCTCGGCAATGGCCTTGAGCATATCCTGTGGCATTTCCGCAAGGCACCCGATGCGACAAAGACGCTCTCCCTCATGCGCCGGATGCTGCGCTTTTCCGGCAAGGGGTTGACCCTTTCCTCCAAGGGGCTCTTTGTGGCTGTCCTTGCGTATCTCACCTACAAAACCGGTCTGGCCGTAGCCGGATTCAATTTCGAAATCATTTGGAGCAACCTGCCGACGCTGCTCATCTGGCGGTTTCCCGATGGCGATCCCACGGAATTCTTCCACGGCCTCGGCGGTCTGTCCGGCTCGGTCCTCATCGCCGTCATCTCCATCATCGGCAGCTTCTTCATCGGGCTTCTGGTAGGCATGGGCAGGACGGCAAAGAATCGGATCTTCCGGATTCCCAGTACCGTGTACATCGAATTCGTCAGGAGCATCCCGCTCATTCTGGTCATCTTCTGGACCAATACCGTCATCTTCGGCATCGTCTTCAAGATCGACATCCAGACCTTCTGGGCCGGCACCATCGCCCTGACCTTCTTCTTTGCCGCCTATATCGCCGAAACCGTGCGCGGCGGCATCGAGAACATCCCGGTGGGCCAGGTGGAGGCGGCCACGGCTTCGGGCCTGGGCTACTTTCAGATCATGCGCAAAATCATCCTGCCCCAAGCCCTCAAGCAGATGCTCCCCGCCCTGGTGGGCATGTTCATCGCCGCCTTCAAGGACACCTCGCTGGTCTATATCATCGGCGTCACGGAGCTGACCCGGGCGGCCTACGCCATCAACAACCGGATCATGATCTACCCCTTTGAAATCTTCACCACCGTGGCCATGCTCTACTTCGTGCCCAGCTACCTCATGAGCCAGTACGCCAAACGGCTGGAACGCAAACTCAGCCCCGAGAACGTCAAAATCGAGATGTAG
- a CDS encoding PPC domain-containing DNA-binding protein has product MSKTIMQRLRKGEDLVAELGRVCRENGITRGSIQVIGAMEQARLGYYHQDARKYETHAIDHHVEILAGIGNVSLLDGETFVHLHLTLSDAACQCLGGHAMEGNIIFAAEAIITEIPGEALNRVFDEPTGLKLWG; this is encoded by the coding sequence ATGAGCAAGACCATCATGCAACGCCTAAGAAAAGGCGAAGACCTCGTGGCTGAACTGGGCCGCGTCTGTCGCGAAAACGGTATCACCCGCGGCTCCATCCAGGTCATCGGGGCCATGGAGCAGGCCCGGCTGGGCTACTACCACCAGGACGCCCGCAAGTACGAGACCCACGCCATCGACCACCATGTCGAGATCCTGGCCGGGATCGGCAATGTCTCGCTGCTCGACGGCGAGACCTTTGTCCACCTGCACCTGACCTTGAGCGACGCCGCCTGCCAATGCCTGGGCGGCCACGCCATGGAGGGCAACATCATCTTCGCCGCCGAGGCCATCATCACCGAGATCCCCGGCGAGGCCCTCAACCGCGTCTTTGACGAACCCACCGGCCTCAAGCTCTGGGGCTGA
- a CDS encoding cytochrome c3 family protein has product MHRILLTIAACFLILAATPALAAPPAPADMRLAPPPSMQATKAPVDFSHDRHGKAAIDCATCHHTWDGKGAIASCAAAGCHDQPGKKESTTFYAAFHAKDSTASCLGCHKDMVKQGRKAPVACKDCHAN; this is encoded by the coding sequence ATGCATCGCATCCTGCTCACTATCGCCGCCTGTTTCCTGATTCTGGCCGCCACCCCGGCCCTGGCCGCGCCCCCCGCGCCTGCGGACATGCGCCTCGCGCCGCCGCCGTCCATGCAGGCCACCAAGGCTCCGGTCGATTTCTCCCACGACCGGCACGGCAAGGCCGCAATCGACTGTGCCACCTGCCACCACACCTGGGACGGCAAGGGCGCCATCGCCAGCTGCGCCGCAGCGGGCTGCCACGACCAGCCGGGCAAGAAGGAGTCCACGACCTTCTACGCCGCCTTCCATGCCAAGGATTCCACGGCCAGTTGCCTCGGCTGCCACAAGGACATGGTCAAGCAGGGGCGCAAGGCGCCTGTGGCCTGCAAGGATTGCCACGCCAACTAG
- the leuB gene encoding 3-isopropylmalate dehydrogenase produces the protein MKICVMPGDGIGREIVAQAMRVLDKVAAKHGRACETTEALIGGCAIDATGVPLPADTVAKCKDSDAVLLGAVGGPKWDTIDPAIRPEKGLLGIRKELKLFANLRPATLFKQLTEACYLRPDIVARGLDVMVVRELTGGIYFGEPRFDGMQDGERFGFNTMVYREHEIRRIARVAFEAARKRSSRVCSVDKANVLDVSRVWREVVIDEHARNYEDIELSHMYVDNAAMQLVRDPSQFDVMVTGNLFGDILSDEAAAITGSIGMLPSASLGEANPGLFEPIHGSAPDIAGQDKANPLATILSVSMMLRHSFAMAEEADCIESAVEQALEQGYRTGDIMQPGCRLVGCTEMAEAVLANI, from the coding sequence ATGAAGATTTGCGTTATGCCCGGAGACGGCATTGGCCGCGAGATCGTGGCCCAGGCCATGCGCGTGCTCGACAAGGTGGCGGCCAAACATGGCCGCGCATGTGAAACCACCGAGGCGCTCATCGGCGGCTGCGCCATCGACGCCACGGGCGTGCCCCTTCCGGCGGACACGGTGGCCAAATGCAAGGATTCCGACGCCGTGCTGCTGGGCGCTGTGGGCGGCCCCAAGTGGGACACCATCGACCCGGCCATCCGGCCCGAAAAAGGGCTGCTCGGCATCCGCAAGGAGCTGAAGCTCTTCGCCAACCTGCGCCCGGCCACGTTGTTCAAGCAATTGACCGAAGCCTGCTACCTGCGCCCGGACATCGTGGCGCGCGGGCTTGATGTCATGGTCGTGCGCGAGCTGACCGGCGGCATCTACTTCGGCGAGCCGAGGTTCGACGGCATGCAGGACGGCGAGCGCTTCGGCTTCAATACCATGGTCTACCGGGAGCACGAGATCCGGCGCATCGCGCGGGTCGCCTTCGAGGCCGCGCGCAAGCGCTCAAGCCGGGTCTGTTCCGTGGACAAGGCCAACGTGCTTGACGTGTCCAGGGTCTGGCGCGAGGTGGTTATTGATGAGCACGCCAGGAATTACGAGGACATCGAGCTGTCGCACATGTATGTGGACAACGCGGCCATGCAACTGGTGCGCGACCCGTCCCAATTCGACGTGATGGTCACGGGCAACCTGTTCGGCGACATCCTCTCGGACGAGGCCGCGGCCATCACCGGGTCCATCGGCATGCTGCCGTCCGCGTCCCTGGGCGAGGCCAACCCCGGCCTGTTCGAGCCCATCCACGGCTCCGCGCCCGACATCGCGGGCCAGGACAAGGCCAACCCCCTGGCCACCATCCTCTCGGTTTCCATGATGCTGCGCCACTCCTTTGCCATGGCCGAGGAGGCGGACTGCATCGAATCCGCCGTGGAGCAGGCCCTGGAACAGGGCTACCGCACCGGCGACATCATGCAGCCGGGCTGCCGCCTCGTGGGCTGCACGGAAATGGCCGAGGCCGTACTGGCGAACATCTAG
- a CDS encoding 3-isopropylmalate dehydratase small subunit encodes MKVTGTAHMVGDHIDTDAIIPARFLVTTDTATLGANCMEGLEAGWVKRVKPNDIIVAGDNFGCGSSREHAPISILGAGIPVVVAKSFARIFYRNGFNMGLVLLEVGDDIARIRDTDRIEVDTATGVIRNLTTGDEITCAPVPPFMQNILDEGGLVEYAKRRLA; translated from the coding sequence ATGAAAGTGACCGGAACCGCCCACATGGTGGGCGATCACATAGACACCGATGCCATCATCCCGGCCCGTTTCCTGGTGACCACCGATACCGCCACGCTGGGCGCCAACTGCATGGAAGGGCTTGAGGCGGGCTGGGTCAAGCGCGTCAAGCCCAACGACATCATCGTGGCCGGGGACAATTTCGGCTGCGGCTCGTCGCGCGAGCACGCGCCCATCTCCATCCTCGGCGCGGGCATCCCGGTGGTGGTGGCCAAGAGCTTTGCCCGCATCTTCTACCGCAACGGCTTCAACATGGGTCTGGTGCTGCTCGAAGTGGGCGACGACATCGCCAGGATCAGGGACACCGACCGGATCGAGGTCGATACCGCCACCGGCGTCATCAGGAACCTGACCACCGGCGACGAGATCACCTGCGCGCCCGTGCCGCCGTTCATGCAGAACATCCTGGATGAGGGCGGACTCGTGGAATACGCCAAGCGCAGGCTCGCCTAG
- the leuC gene encoding 3-isopropylmalate dehydratase large subunit, with amino-acid sequence MGQTLAEKILQGHTDQEITGAGQIIQCRVSMVLANDITAPLAIKSFKAMGADKVFDRDKVALVCDHFTPNKDIDSAEQVKVVREFAEAMGVTHYYECGEVGVEHALLPEKGLVGPGDVVVGADSHTCTYGGLGAFATGMGSTDIGAAMALGETWFKVPPTIRVNMTGKPGQYVGGKDYILNLIGRIGVAGALYKALEFSGEAVDNLTVEGRMTMANMAIEAGGKVGLFPVDAKTLAYTAQAGRLGDVAMTPDKDAVYERLVEIDVTSMAPQVACPHLPDNVKPVDETSGLRIHQSVIGSCTNGRIEDMREAASILKGRKVDPKVRCIILPATPTIWKQCMKEGLMEIFMDAGCIVGPPTCGPCLGGHMGILAGGERTVATTNRNFKGRMGSLESEVFLSNPWVAAASAIAGEIINPAKL; translated from the coding sequence ATGGGTCAGACTTTAGCCGAGAAAATCCTGCAGGGACATACGGATCAGGAGATCACCGGAGCAGGGCAGATCATCCAGTGCCGCGTGTCCATGGTCCTGGCCAACGACATCACCGCCCCCCTGGCGATCAAGTCGTTCAAGGCCATGGGAGCCGATAAGGTCTTTGACCGGGACAAGGTCGCCCTGGTCTGCGACCACTTCACCCCCAACAAGGACATCGACTCCGCCGAGCAGGTCAAGGTGGTGCGCGAGTTCGCCGAGGCCATGGGCGTGACCCATTACTACGAGTGCGGCGAGGTGGGCGTGGAGCATGCCCTGCTGCCCGAGAAGGGCCTTGTGGGCCCCGGCGACGTGGTGGTGGGCGCGGACTCGCACACCTGCACCTACGGAGGTCTGGGCGCGTTTGCCACGGGCATGGGCTCCACCGACATCGGCGCGGCCATGGCCCTTGGCGAGACCTGGTTCAAGGTGCCGCCCACCATCCGGGTGAACATGACCGGCAAGCCCGGCCAGTATGTCGGGGGCAAGGATTACATCCTCAACCTCATCGGGCGCATCGGCGTGGCCGGAGCGCTTTACAAGGCCCTGGAATTTTCCGGCGAGGCCGTGGACAATCTGACCGTGGAGGGCCGCATGACCATGGCCAACATGGCCATCGAGGCGGGCGGCAAGGTCGGCCTGTTCCCGGTGGACGCCAAGACCCTGGCCTATACGGCCCAGGCGGGCCGCTTGGGCGATGTGGCCATGACCCCGGACAAAGACGCGGTTTACGAGCGGCTGGTGGAGATCGACGTGACTTCCATGGCCCCGCAGGTGGCCTGTCCGCACCTGCCAGACAACGTCAAGCCTGTGGACGAGACCTCGGGGCTGCGCATCCACCAGTCGGTCATTGGCTCCTGCACCAACGGGCGCATCGAGGACATGCGCGAGGCCGCGTCCATCCTCAAGGGCCGCAAGGTCGATCCCAAGGTGCGCTGCATCATCCTGCCCGCCACGCCGACCATCTGGAAGCAGTGCATGAAGGAAGGGCTGATGGAGATTTTTATGGACGCCGGGTGCATTGTCGGGCCGCCCACCTGCGGTCCGTGCCTGGGTGGGCACATGGGCATCCTGGCTGGCGGGGAGCGCACCGTGGCCACCACCAACCGCAACTTCAAGGGCCGCATGGGCTCCCTCGAAAGCGAGGTTTTCCTGTCCAACCCCTGGGTGGCTGCGGCCAGCGCCATCGCGGGCGAGATCATCAACCCCGCAAAACTCTAG
- a CDS encoding 2-isopropylmalate synthase translates to MADRVYVFDTTLRDGEQSPGATMNLDEKIRMARQLETLGVDIIEAGFPIASQGDFEAVQAIARAVSNVQVAGLCRAVTGDIDRCWEAIKEAENPRIHTFLATSDIHMKYKLGKTADEVLVMAEKAVRHAASYTDNVEFSAEDASRSDWDFLVKVTETVIDAGARVVNIPDTVGYTQPFEYFELIKYLMDNVRNVDKAIISVHCHNDLGSAVANSLAAIRAGARQVECTVLGIGERAGNAALEDLVMALNTRKELYDVETGIVTEQIFPSCRRLSQIIGMPIPPNKAIVGANAFAHESGVHQDGVFKNRLTYEIMTPASIGRTSNDIVIGKHSGSHAVRRKAEELGYVLDNEQVQVLFKAVKELADKKEQVFDEDVEALILEKVYRRRDRFRLVDMSVFSGTGIVPPHSAMVMEFGREGDEVAIRRTSEFGEGSVDAVFKSIYSLVGMSPKLEFYSVNAVTEGSDALAGVAVRIEHDGVKSVGRANDGDVIRASALAMINALNRLEKAKEEK, encoded by the coding sequence ATGGCTGACAGAGTATACGTGTTCGACACCACCTTGCGCGACGGCGAGCAGTCGCCCGGCGCGACCATGAATCTGGACGAGAAGATCCGCATGGCCCGGCAGCTTGAGACCCTGGGCGTGGATATCATCGAGGCCGGGTTCCCCATCGCCAGCCAGGGCGATTTCGAGGCCGTGCAGGCCATCGCCAGGGCGGTCTCCAACGTCCAGGTGGCCGGGCTGTGCCGGGCCGTGACCGGTGACATCGATCGCTGCTGGGAGGCCATCAAGGAGGCGGAGAACCCGCGCATCCACACCTTCCTCGCCACCAGCGACATCCACATGAAATACAAGCTCGGCAAGACCGCAGACGAGGTGCTGGTCATGGCCGAGAAGGCCGTGCGCCACGCGGCCTCATACACCGACAATGTGGAGTTCTCTGCCGAGGACGCCTCGCGATCGGACTGGGACTTCCTGGTCAAGGTCACCGAGACGGTCATCGACGCCGGGGCGCGGGTGGTCAACATCCCGGACACCGTTGGCTATACCCAGCCTTTTGAATACTTTGAGCTGATCAAGTACCTGATGGACAATGTGCGCAACGTGGACAAGGCGATCATCAGCGTCCACTGCCACAACGACCTCGGCTCTGCCGTGGCCAACAGCCTGGCCGCCATCCGGGCCGGGGCGCGCCAAGTGGAGTGCACGGTACTCGGCATTGGCGAGCGGGCGGGCAACGCCGCGTTGGAGGATCTGGTCATGGCACTGAACACCCGCAAGGAACTCTACGATGTCGAGACCGGCATCGTCACCGAGCAGATATTCCCGTCCTGCCGCCGCCTCTCGCAGATCATCGGCATGCCCATCCCGCCCAACAAGGCCATTGTCGGGGCCAACGCCTTTGCCCACGAGTCGGGCGTGCATCAGGACGGGGTGTTCAAGAACCGGCTGACCTACGAGATCATGACCCCGGCCTCCATTGGCCGCACCAGCAACGACATCGTCATCGGCAAGCATTCCGGCTCCCACGCGGTGCGCAGGAAGGCCGAGGAACTGGGCTACGTGCTGGACAACGAACAGGTGCAGGTGCTCTTCAAGGCGGTCAAGGAACTGGCCGACAAGAAGGAGCAGGTCTTTGACGAGGACGTGGAGGCCCTGATCCTGGAGAAGGTCTACCGCCGCCGCGACCGGTTCCGGCTGGTGGATATGAGCGTCTTCTCCGGCACCGGCATCGTGCCGCCCCATTCGGCCATGGTCATGGAATTTGGCCGCGAAGGGGATGAGGTCGCGATCAGGCGCACCAGCGAATTCGGCGAAGGTTCTGTTGACGCGGTGTTCAAGTCCATCTACTCCCTTGTGGGGATGTCTCCGAAACTTGAATTCTATTCGGTCAACGCCGTGACCGAGGGGTCCGACGCCCTGGCCGGCGTGGCGGTGCGCATCGAGCACGACGGCGTCAAGTCCGTGGGCCGCGCCAACGACGGCGATGTCATCAGGGCGAGCGCTCTGGCCATGATCAATGCACTGAACAGGCTGGAAAAAGCCAAAGAGGAGAAATAA
- the pssA gene encoding CDP-diacylglycerol--serine O-phosphatidyltransferase, with product MSLPRHKSVYLLPNLLTTASLFIGFLGLIWAIQGDFTSCALCILASCVFDGLDGKVARLTNTTSEFGVQLDSLADLVAFGVVPAVMAYLWVLEDFGRLGLIAAFLFMACGALRLARFNVQTATTSKKHFVGLPIPAAACTLATLVLFTVYLPASAMETLLPTATLVLVYVLSFFMVSTIRFYSFKELSAFTAHPFSWMVTAILVFSLIASRPRLLGFVFFLGYIVSGPLYTLFLLSRRGKRLLRDSSKEELG from the coding sequence ATGAGCCTGCCACGACACAAGAGCGTCTACCTTCTGCCGAACCTGCTGACCACGGCCAGCCTGTTCATCGGCTTTCTGGGACTGATCTGGGCCATCCAGGGGGATTTTACTTCCTGTGCCCTGTGCATCCTGGCGAGTTGCGTGTTCGATGGTTTGGACGGCAAGGTGGCGCGGTTGACCAACACCACCAGCGAGTTCGGCGTCCAGCTCGACTCCCTGGCCGACTTGGTGGCTTTTGGCGTGGTGCCTGCGGTCATGGCTTATCTCTGGGTGCTTGAGGATTTCGGCAGGCTGGGGCTGATCGCCGCCTTTCTGTTCATGGCCTGCGGCGCGCTCAGGCTGGCCCGGTTCAACGTCCAGACCGCCACCACCTCCAAGAAACATTTCGTGGGCTTGCCCATCCCGGCTGCGGCCTGCACCCTGGCCACCCTGGTGCTGTTCACCGTGTATTTGCCAGCATCGGCCATGGAGACGCTCTTGCCCACCGCCACCCTGGTGCTGGTCTACGTGCTCTCCTTCTTCATGGTCAGCACCATCCGCTTCTATTCCTTCAAGGAACTCAGCGCGTTCACCGCCCATCCTTTCAGCTGGATGGTCACGGCGATCCTGGTCTTTTCCCTGATCGCCTCCCGTCCCAGACTCCTGGGGTTCGTCTTCTTCCTGGGCTATATCGTTTCCGGGCCGCTCTACACCCTTTTCCTACTATCCCGCAGAGGCAAGCGACTACTACGGGATAGCTCCAAGGAAGAGCTGGGCTAG
- a CDS encoding phosphatidylserine decarboxylase family protein: MLKPSVGVALEGLPYILIAAFATLIFAVIGFWPMAVIGLGITCFIGHFFRDPERVGPEDAEAVCSPADGKVIKVGQASDPVSGELRQVICVFMNVFNVHVNRMPVSGKVELVRYIPGKFFNASFDKASTDNERNVMVITGKGNQRFTVVQIAGLIARRIVCWAEPQDKLKRGERFGLIKFGSRVDLYMPDGYVSLVKVGDTVVAGETALAEKRKA, from the coding sequence ATGCTGAAACCGTCCGTGGGCGTTGCCCTTGAGGGTCTTCCCTATATACTCATCGCGGCCTTCGCGACCCTGATATTCGCGGTCATCGGCTTTTGGCCCATGGCCGTCATCGGTCTGGGGATCACCTGCTTCATTGGCCATTTCTTCCGCGACCCGGAGCGGGTCGGGCCTGAGGACGCCGAGGCCGTGTGCTCGCCCGCAGACGGCAAGGTGATCAAGGTCGGCCAGGCGTCGGACCCGGTCAGCGGCGAGTTGCGCCAGGTCATCTGCGTCTTCATGAACGTCTTCAACGTCCATGTGAACCGCATGCCTGTTTCCGGCAAGGTCGAGCTGGTCCGTTACATCCCCGGCAAGTTCTTCAACGCCTCCTTTGACAAGGCGAGCACGGACAACGAGCGCAACGTGATGGTCATCACCGGCAAGGGCAACCAGCGTTTCACCGTGGTCCAGATCGCCGGGCTCATCGCGCGGCGCATCGTCTGCTGGGCCGAGCCACAGGACAAGCTCAAGCGGGGAGAGCGGTTTGGCTTGATCAAGTTCGGTTCAAGAGTTGACCTTTACATGCCTGATGGCTATGTATCACTTGTCAAGGTCGGCGACACGGTGGTCGCAGGCGAGACGGCTCTGGCGGAAAAGCGCAAGGCGTAA
- a CDS encoding metal-dependent hydrolase, translated as MDPVTHISSGVMGALAARRWLPGARYLVPFAMLCAWIPDADIFFGDGDPEFDLLHHRGITTSFFGGLVMALALAAIYRRISRNTSFAAAAFFAYAMILTHIWLDLITTYGTQILAPFSTHRFALDGAFIIDPLFTLMALALIGLAIVMKKSRHAIALAGMVWFFAYPLANMAAGAYLEGVYARQLTASGVDFDEVHVTPDALSPRYWKVVTTLDQDYLLDTMDLLGGAVEPPRRYRRADTGELETLGGQESMFATYAWFAKWPYVTREASPDPAGTAVAFGDLRFASTNPVLARHFGGRRQPFVLTAFVDEAGRLKRWSFAKGASSFDESLEH; from the coding sequence ATGGACCCGGTCACCCACATATCCTCGGGCGTCATGGGCGCGCTGGCGGCCCGCAGGTGGCTGCCAGGGGCGCGATATCTCGTCCCCTTTGCCATGCTCTGCGCGTGGATTCCGGACGCAGACATCTTCTTTGGCGACGGTGACCCGGAATTCGACCTGCTGCACCATCGGGGCATCACCACCTCTTTCTTCGGCGGGCTGGTCATGGCCCTGGCCCTGGCCGCGATCTACCGGCGCATTTCAAGGAACACCTCCTTTGCCGCAGCCGCTTTTTTCGCCTATGCCATGATCCTGACCCACATCTGGCTCGACCTGATCACCACCTACGGCACCCAGATCCTGGCCCCGTTCTCCACCCACCGCTTCGCCCTGGACGGCGCGTTCATCATCGACCCGCTCTTCACCCTCATGGCCCTGGCCCTGATCGGTCTCGCCATTGTCATGAAAAAATCCAGGCACGCCATCGCCCTGGCGGGCATGGTCTGGTTCTTCGCCTATCCGCTGGCCAACATGGCCGCAGGCGCGTATCTTGAAGGGGTTTACGCCCGCCAACTGACCGCGAGCGGCGTTGACTTCGACGAGGTCCACGTCACGCCCGACGCCCTGTCGCCCCGGTACTGGAAGGTGGTCACCACCCTTGACCAGGACTACCTGCTGGACACCATGGACCTGCTGGGCGGAGCGGTTGAACCGCCCCGCCGCTACCGCCGGGCCGACACCGGCGAGCTTGAAACCCTGGGCGGGCAGGAGTCCATGTTCGCCACCTACGCATGGTTCGCCAAATGGCCCTATGTCACCCGCGAAGCCTCGCCCGACCCCGCCGGGACCGCGGTCGCTTTTGGCGACCTGCGCTTTGCCAGCACCAATCCGGTCCTGGCCCGCCACTTTGGCGGCAGGCGGCAGCCCTTCGTGCTCACGGCCTTTGTCGACGAGGCGGGCAGGCTCAAGCGCTGGAGCTTTGCCAAGGGCGCAAGCTCCTTTGACGAATCCCTGGAGCATTGA
- the dksA gene encoding RNA polymerase-binding protein DksA yields the protein MDAQDLQYFKDALNGMLDDILRKSEETIEDMTESGEVYADPADRATAESDRAFTLRLRDRERKLIKKVQKAINRIEDGNFGVCVECGDDISIPRLKARPMTTLCINCKSKQEEDEAVRGD from the coding sequence ATGGACGCACAAGACCTTCAGTACTTCAAGGATGCCCTGAACGGAATGCTCGATGATATTCTCAGGAAGAGCGAAGAGACCATCGAGGACATGACCGAATCGGGCGAAGTCTACGCCGACCCGGCTGACCGCGCCACTGCGGAGTCCGACAGGGCCTTCACGTTGCGCCTGCGCGATCGCGAGCGCAAGCTGATCAAAAAGGTCCAGAAGGCCATCAACCGCATCGAGGACGGTAACTTTGGCGTCTGCGTAGAGTGCGGCGACGACATCTCCATCCCGCGCCTCAAGGCCAGGCCCATGACCACGCTCTGCATCAACTGCAAGAGCAAGCAGGAAGAAGACGAAGCTGTTCGCGGCGACTAG